GATTGGCGCCATGAAAGGTGATCAGGCCGGGATGTCCGGTGGTGCCGGGGCCCGGCCGGCGGCACGCCCCGGGGCGGTGGGGACGGCGTGCCGCGGGGCGGGGGCGGCCTCGCCCGGTGGAGGGCCCGAAGTGAGCGAGGTCACGCCGAGGTCACGCCGGGGGCGCCCACGAGGGCGCGTGGGGCCACGGCCGCGCCGGTTCCCCTGGGGGATGTCCCCAGGTATCCGGTGCCCTCTCTCCACCCAGGGGAGTACGCGGGACCTGGTGGCGTCATCCTCCCGGAGGCCGACCAATCGGTACGACGGCATGACGCCTGCGGCCCGCCGCGTGCCTAGGGTTGTTCTCAAGCGGCGGGCGCAGCACTCGTCCCCCGAGGTCAGACGCCCGCCGCTCCGAACACGACGGGAGCGGGACGATGGAGCGGATCTCAGGACGGACGGCCCTTCGGGCGCAGGGGCGCAGGTTCGCCTCGGCGTTCGGCGGTCACGAGTCCTCGGGAACCCGCCATCCCCTCGTGGCGGTGGCGATGGTGCTGCCGCTCGCGATCGTTCTCGCCGTGGTCTTCGGCGGCTGGGAAGCCGTCATCACACAGGCGTCGTCCGTGGTCGGACTGCTGGGGCGCTGATCGGCGCCCCAGGCCCGGGAGAGCGGCCCGGGACGGGGACTCCGGCTGAATACCCCGTGGGGACGGGGGTGCGGCGGACGGCACGAACGGCCGGGCATCTGGGGAGATGCCCGGCCTTCGAGCTTTCCGGGCCGGTCACCCGCTCCCGCCGCCCCGCAGGGCGCGTACGATCCCGGATCGGGCCGGTCGGGCCCGCAGGACCGTCAGCGGCGCGCCCGCCCGCGCCGCACCCGGGGGAGGGGACACTATGACCGCGCCGTCGCCCGGCCCGTTGGCCGCCCTCTCCGCCCTGGCCGCGGCGCACGCCCCGGCCGGCGCCCCGGCCCCCGCGGTGCTCGCCGACCGCCCCGACGGCACGGTCGTCCGCAGCGGCCGTACGGTCGCCAAGGCCCACGCCCCCGACGCCGATCCGCAGGTGCTGGCCGTCCGTCTCCGGATCGCCGCCCACCCGCTGCTGCGCGGCATCCTCCTGCCGCCCCTCCCGGTCACCGCCCCCGACGGCTTCGTCACCCTCACCGAGAACGGCCGCGCCCTCAGCCGCTGGCCGTACGGCAGCCCGGTCCCGCCGGACGATCCCGACGCCGCGCCGTGGGAGGACGCCGCCCGTCTGCTGGCCCGGCTGCACGCCGTCGACGCGGACCAACTGCCCGGGCCCGTCCCGCCGATGCGCGGCCCCGCCAAGGCTGCCCGCGCACTGGCCCGGATGCGCGGCGCCCTGGGCACCGCCGGGGCGCCCGCATCCCCGGGCGCCGTCTCCCCGGCCGCCCCCGGGCGCCTCCGCGCGGCCGCCGCCGTGATCGAGCGTGCCTGGTCGCTGCTGCCGCCCTGGGCCCGGGGCGCCGCCCCGCCGCCCCGCGCCGGCACCCTCTGTCACGGCGATCTGCACCTGGGCCAGCTCGTCCGCCATCCGGCCGCCCACGGCCCCTGGCTCCTGATCGACGTCGACGACCTGGGCCTGGGCGACGGTGCCTGGGACCTGGCCCGCCCCGCCGCCTGGTTCGCCACCGGCCTGCTCGCCCCGGACATCTGGACGCGTTTCCTGGCCGCTTACGGCACCGCCGGTGGCCGCGCCGTGGCCCCGGACGGCGATCCCTGGCCCGACCTGGAGGTTCCCGCCCGCGCCCTGACCGTGCAGACGGCCGCGCTCGCCGTCGCCAAGGCCGCTGCCGGGTCGCGTCCCCTGGACGGGATCGAGGCCGCGGTCGTCGACGCCTGCGCCCGGATGACTTCCCTACCGCAGCAGTTGGGGCCGCCCGGCCCCGACGTAGGGTGAACACCTCGCCGGCGGGGGTCCGTTCCGGCGGCGCCGTGGTGAGCAGTACCGAATGTGACAGGAGTTGAGCCGACGATGCAGTGCCCGAAGTGTCATGCACCGATGCACACGTACAACCGCAACGGCGTCCAGATCGAGCAGTGCGCGGGCTGCCGGGGGATCTTCCTGGACTACGGGGAGCTGGAGTCCCTGACCCGCCTGGAGGCGCAGTGGGTCCAGCAGGCCCCGCCGCCGCCCGCCCCGCAGGCGTATCCCGCCGCTCCCGCCTGGGGCGCCCCGCATCAGGGCCACCACGGTCACCACGGGCACCACGGTCATCACCACCGCAGCTTCGGCCACATGCTGTTCTCCTCCTGACGGAAGAGCTGCACAAAGGCCGGAGGGCCGGAGCGATGTGCTCCGGCCCTCCGGCTCGGTGTGGACGATACTGGGATTGAACCAGTGACCTCTTCCGTGTCAGGGAAGCGCTCTCCCGCTGAGCTAATCGTCCGCGGGACCACGGATCACGAAGATCCGTAGCTGCGTGCGCGATACTGGGATTGAACCAGTGACCTCTTCCGTGTCAGGGAAGCGCTCTCCCGCTGAGCTAATCGCGCGGGGGCCCGGTGAAGCCGGACCAGTGGACGATACTGGGATTGAACCAGTGACCTCTTCCGTGTCAGGGAAGCGCTCTCCCGCTGAGCTAATCGTCCTTGGAGGTGGAGACGGGATTTGAACCCGTGTAGACGGCTTTGCAGGCCGTTGCCTCGCCTCTCGGCCACTCCACCAGGAGTGAGGGGGTTCGGGAAGATCCCCCACATCGAGCGGACGACGAGACTCGAACTCGCGACATCCACCTTGGCAAGGTGGTGCTCTACCAACTGAGCTACGTCCGCAGGTGTCTCTCCCAGACTACGTCCGGGAGCTACTCGGCCTCCGGGGCGCTTTCGCGTCCCGGCGACGTGTTGAACTCTAGCGGATTCCGGGGCCAGTACAAAAACGCGTTTGTGCAGCGTGCTGCGCTGCTCGCTCGGCACAGGCGGGTCCGGGGCCGCCGCCATAGACTCGCTGACGTGCACGACTTCGCTCCGATGGCCCGCTTCGGCGGCCTGATAGCCACCGACCTGCGGGATGTGACCAGCGATCCCGCGGCCCTGGATTCCACGGGCTGGTGGGCGGTGGCCGCAGACTTCGAGGGCTCGGTGGTCTGCGCCCGCTTCGGCGACGTACGGCCCGCCACGGCGGCGGACGAGCCCGCGCCCGACGGTTGGCGGGGCCCGGCGCCCGGCGCCTGGACCAGCTCCCTGGACCGCGAGGCGTATACCGGCGGCGTGCGGCGGGTCCGTGAACACATCGCGGCCGGCGACGTCTACCAGGTGAACCTCTGCCGGGTGCTGACCGCGCCGCTGCCCGACCCTGCCCGCACCGACGTGGACGCCCTGTCCGCGGTGCTGGCCCGCGGCAACCCGGCCCCGCACGCCGGCACGATCCGGCTTCCCGGCCACGGGGTGGAGATCGCCAGCGCCTCCCCGGAGCTGTATCTGCGGCGCGACGGCACGACCGTCGCCTCCGGCCCCATCAAGGGGACCGGCCGGACCGCGGCCGACCTGTCGGCGAAGGACCGGGCGGAGAACGTGATGATCGTCGACCTGGTCCGCAACGACCTCGGCCGGGTCTGCGCCACCGGCACGGTCACCGTGCCGGCACTGTGCGCCGTCGAGACGCACCCCGGCCTGGTCCACCTCGTCTCCACCGTCCGCGGGGAGCTGGCCGAGGCCAACGAGAAGACCGCCTGGGCGGACCTGCTGGACGCCACCTTCCCGCCCGGGTCGGT
The sequence above is a segment of the Streptomyces lydicus genome. Coding sequences within it:
- a CDS encoding phosphotransferase family protein codes for the protein MTAPSPGPLAALSALAAAHAPAGAPAPAVLADRPDGTVVRSGRTVAKAHAPDADPQVLAVRLRIAAHPLLRGILLPPLPVTAPDGFVTLTENGRALSRWPYGSPVPPDDPDAAPWEDAARLLARLHAVDADQLPGPVPPMRGPAKAARALARMRGALGTAGAPASPGAVSPAAPGRLRAAAAVIERAWSLLPPWARGAAPPPRAGTLCHGDLHLGQLVRHPAAHGPWLLIDVDDLGLGDGAWDLARPAAWFATGLLAPDIWTRFLAAYGTAGGRAVAPDGDPWPDLEVPARALTVQTAALAVAKAAAGSRPLDGIEAAVVDACARMTSLPQQLGPPGPDVG
- a CDS encoding zf-TFIIB domain-containing protein, producing the protein MQCPKCHAPMHTYNRNGVQIEQCAGCRGIFLDYGELESLTRLEAQWVQQAPPPPAPQAYPAAPAWGAPHQGHHGHHGHHGHHHRSFGHMLFSS
- a CDS encoding chorismate-binding protein, with the protein product MHDFAPMARFGGLIATDLRDVTSDPAALDSTGWWAVAADFEGSVVCARFGDVRPATAADEPAPDGWRGPAPGAWTSSLDREAYTGGVRRVREHIAAGDVYQVNLCRVLTAPLPDPARTDVDALSAVLARGNPAPHAGTIRLPGHGVEIASASPELYLRRDGTTVASGPIKGTGRTAADLSAKDRAENVMIVDLVRNDLGRVCATGTVTVPALCAVETHPGLVHLVSTVRGELAEANEKTAWADLLDATFPPGSVTGAPKSSALRIIDELETAPRGPYCGGIGWVDADRRTGELAVGIRTFWIDRTPPGGPVLRFGAGAGIIWDSDPEREWAETELKASRLLAVASGRYEASGGKR